The following are encoded in a window of bacterium SCSIO 12643 genomic DNA:
- the folE gene encoding GTP cyclohydrolase I FolE, with protein MKYKENLMDEMGDAHASSSSETPLRADAFDLQPKEKKEIIEKHFFKIMETLGLDMTDDSLKGTPHRVSKMFVNEIFSGLDPANKPKMSTFSNKYDYNKMLVEKHISVNSTCEHHFLPIVGKAHVAYISTGKVIGLSKINRIVDYYSRRPQVQERLTIQIMEELKKALDTDSVAVIIEAQHLCVTSRGITDRTSTTVTVEYSGEFKKEDIKAEFLKYIGDGIN; from the coding sequence ATGAAATATAAAGAAAATCTAATGGATGAAATGGGTGATGCTCATGCTTCATCTTCTTCAGAAACTCCATTGCGCGCAGACGCTTTTGACTTACAACCAAAAGAGAAGAAAGAAATTATTGAAAAGCATTTCTTTAAAATCATGGAGACCCTTGGATTGGATATGACCGATGATAGTTTGAAAGGAACGCCTCATCGGGTTTCTAAAATGTTTGTCAACGAAATCTTTAGCGGATTAGATCCTGCGAATAAGCCAAAGATGTCTACCTTCAGTAATAAGTACGATTACAACAAAATGTTGGTAGAAAAGCATATTTCAGTCAATTCTACCTGTGAACATCACTTCTTACCAATCGTTGGAAAAGCGCATGTTGCATACATTTCTACAGGTAAAGTGATTGGTTTATCAAAAATCAATCGTATCGTAGATTATTATTCCAGAAGACCTCAGGTTCAGGAGAGGCTGACTATTCAGATCATGGAAGAACTGAAAAAAGCTTTGGATACGGATTCTGTTGCGGTAATTATTGAAGCACAACATCTATGTGTTACCAGTAGAGGTATTACAGATAGAACCAGTACTACTGTAACGGTAGAATACAGTGGTGAATTCAAGAAAGAAGACATTAAAGCTGAATTCTTAAAATACATTGGAGATGGTATCAACTAA